One part of the Andrena cerasifolii isolate SP2316 chromosome 4, iyAndCera1_principal, whole genome shotgun sequence genome encodes these proteins:
- the LOC143368618 gene encoding uncharacterized protein LOC143368618 isoform X2, translated as MSALKSKGHLFLASSLCDGVEDNDIRQVTTLLLNKEANPNTLLPTYGVTPFHLVIGNDSEAFAEEVTKLFLRHGGNPNVRSVDGLTPVHVAAAWGRVPVLELLLANGGDPHYLDDEGRNPFHYAFDGKYYKAIVVLGKYCESITKEDKPTKHKITFDKLLINNGEVIAEYAALQASHMTGENLLNENRFDENEESRFPNVGDKYFFDFSDNSLNSDNEFDINAAELRLQEEIDKEKCLVNKIIHQLSSSLKSNSKEPEISDDCERSEENQYDISPSSILNTDDSMAYDVMEKFSLKTRTKKQSVTPRYRRKIFGQSNNNKTSLIPVYNPNDSIISKSPNLIIGKAVERDRRYLSPKLSYKESKFRTFTPCMTRNQAYRSDEFNLGKEVARSTPRRRKRLYRQYSSLRKLRKNDGLTSPENTSPDSTSSLSPDQRYVRKQKYKFNTNLAVRLHETKYDDDDVPMNSVEKYNLTKDLIEGFSSNLENLEIKTVGRTERKKLRDNALQGKTDEEMKNCNILNNFNENFSTLLSSFKSQSYISVQEEYKYEDPDEGIAFLERRIYTLTPCKSTENCTSADQLWPQSLNLSFDRSMTNEVLRRKLINLGDNPGPITHTTRQIYLKRLVNLKNGMCKPLSGENINSRAFSKTDCCSFQVKSLIYGDWVNHLGRFRIIEKNIFKEFSLVDPSRKWREGMNKTCFNYLLLDPRVTKDLPSCAENLPKSTTWSTFLSAIFYVGKGTRNRPYSHLKDAFDAWVSNQNPGSTKIQHILNIWNGGCGVVCLHIFQNSIPVEAYTREAAMIDAMGIQTLRNCKSGDYYGIAATWNAEEKRNFGRYLLYQAMQIFLHEGERQIFPQNL; from the exons ATGTCAGCTCTAAAATCTAAAGGACACCTATTTTTGGCTTCTTCTCTTTGTGATGGCGTAGAAGATAATGACATAAG GCAAGTAACAactttacttttaaataaagaagCGAATCCTAATACGCTACTTCCCACATACGGAGTGACTCCATTTCACTTAGTGATAGGTAATGACTCTGAGGCCTTCGCGGAAGAAGTAACTAAGTTATTTTTACGCCATGGAGGAAACCCAAAtgttag ATCAGTAGATGGACTGACTCCGGTGCACGTGGCAGCAGCATGGGGAAGAGTTCCGGTATTAGAATTACTTTTAGCGAATGGTGGAGATCCTCATTATTTGGACGACGAAGGACGTAATCCCTTCCATTATGCATTCGATGGAAAGTATTACAAAGCGATTGTGGTACTCGGCAAATATTGCGAAAGTATTACAAAGGAAGATAAACCAActaaacataaaataacatttG ATAAACTTTTAATTAACAATGGAGAGGTAATAGCAGAATACGCTGCATTACAAGCTTCTCATATGACCGGAGAAAATTTGCTAAATGAAAATAGATTTGACGAAAATGAGGAAAGCAGATTTCCTAACGTTGGAGACAAATATTTCTTTGATTTTAGTGACAACAGTTTAAACAGTGACAATGAGTTTGATATAAATGCAGCAGAACTTCGGCTTCAAGAGGAAATAGATAAAGAGAAGTGCcttgtaaataaaattattcatcAGCTCTCTAGTTCCTTAAAATCCAATTCTAAAGAGCCAGAAATTAGCGATGACTGCGAAAGATCTGAAGAAAATCAATATGATATAAGCCCATCGTCTATATTAAATACGGATGATAGTATGGCTTATGATGTAAtggaaaaattttcattaaaaactaGAACGAAAAAACAGTCTGTTACTCCGAGATACAGGCGCAAGATTTTTGGACAGAGCAATAACAATAAAACTTCATTGATACCTGTATATAATCCAAATGATTCTATCATAAGCAAATCACCAAATTTAATAATAGGCAAAGCAGTAGAAAGAGATCGAAGATATCTATCTCCAAAACTATCGTACAAGGAATCGAAATTCAGAACTTTCACGCCTTGTATGACGAGAAATCAAGCATATCGATCAGACGAATTTAATTTAGGAAAAGAAGTGGCGAGATCCACGCCAAGAAGAAGGAAACGATTGTACAGGCAATATTCGTCTCTCAGAAAACTCAGGAAAAATGATGGACTTACGTCGCCAGAAAACACAAGTCCCGATTCAACGAGTTCCTTATCACCGGATCAAAGATACGTACGAaaacagaaatataaatttaatacaaatttggCAGTAAGATTACACGAGACCAAgtatgacgacgacgacgtgccAATGAATTCCGttgagaaatataatttaacaaaAGATTTAATCGAAGGATTCAGCAGCAATTTGGAAAATCTAGAAATAAAAACAGTGGGTcgtacagaaagaaagaaattaagagATAATGCTTTGCAAGGGAAGACTGacgaagaaatgaaaaattgcaatatcttaaataattttaatgaaaattttagcaCGCTCCTTTCAAG TTTTAAATCGCAATCGTATATTAGTGTGCAAGAGGAGTATAAGTATGAAGACCCTGATGAAGGTATAGCCTTCCTAGAACGTAGAATTTATACACTAACACCCTG cAAATCCACAGAGAATTGCACCTCGGCTGATCAATTAT GGCCCCAGTCGTTAAATTTATCATTTGATAGATCGATGACAAATGAGGTATTGCGACGAAAGTTAATTAATCTAGGCGACAATCCAGGACCAATAACCCACACGACAAGGCAAATATATCTGAAACGGctcgtaaatttaaaaaacggaaTGTGTAAGCCGTTGTCAGgcgaaaatattaattctagaGCCTTTTCTAAAACAGACTGCTGCAGCTTTCaagtaaaatctttaatttatGGAGACTGGGTAAATCATTTGGGGAGATTCAGAATTATTGAAAAGAACATTTTCAAGGAATTCTCGCTAGTGGATCCTTCTAGAAAATGGAGGGAAGGCATGAACAAGACGTGTTTTAATTATCTACTCTTAGATCCGCGCGTAACTAAGGATTTGCCTTCGTGTGCAGAAAATCTGCCGAAGTCTACCACTTGGTCTACATTCCTTTCCGCCATATTTTATGTAGGCAAAGGAACACGTAACAGACCATATTCTCATCTTAAAGATGCATTCGACGCGTGGGTTTCGAACCAAAATCCCGGAAGTACAAAAATCCAGcatattttgaatatttggaACGGAGGGTGCGGAGTCGTGTGTCTCCATATTTTCCAGAATAGCATACCAGTGGAAGCTTACACACGCGAGGCTGCCATGATCGATGCAATGGGGATACAGACATTAAGAAACTGCAAAAGCGGAGACTATTACGGAATAGCGGCAACATGGAACGCGGAAGAAAAACGTAACTTCGGAAGATATTTGCTGTACCAAGCAATGCAAATCTTTTTACACGAGGGGGAGAGACAAATATTCcctcaaaatttataa
- the LOC143368618 gene encoding uncharacterized protein LOC143368618 isoform X1 gives MSALKSKGHLFLASSLCDGVEDNDIRQVTTLLLNKEANPNTLLPTYGVTPFHLVIGNDSEAFAEEVTKLFLRHGGNPNVRSVDGLTPVHVAAAWGRVPVLELLLANGGDPHYLDDEGRNPFHYAFDGKYYKAIVVLGKYCESITKEDKPTKHKITFDKLLINNGEVIAEYAALQASHMTGENLLNENRFDENEESRFPNVGDKYFFDFSDNSLNSDNEFDINAAELRLQEEIDKEKCLVNKIIHQLSSSLKSNSKEPEISDDCERSEENQYDISPSSILNTDDSMAYDVMEKFSLKTRTKKQSVTPRYRRKIFGQSNNNKTSLIPVYNPNDSIISKSPNLIIGKAVERDRRYLSPKLSYKESKFRTFTPCMTRNQAYRSDEFNLGKEVARSTPRRRKRLYRQYSSLRKLRKNDGLTSPENTSPDSTSSLSPDQRYVRKQKYKFNTNLAVRLHETKYDDDDVPMNSVEKYNLTKDLIEGFSSNLENLEIKTVGRTERKKLRDNALQGKTDEEMKNCNILNNFNENFSTLLSSSFKSQSYISVQEEYKYEDPDEGIAFLERRIYTLTPCKSTENCTSADQLWPQSLNLSFDRSMTNEVLRRKLINLGDNPGPITHTTRQIYLKRLVNLKNGMCKPLSGENINSRAFSKTDCCSFQVKSLIYGDWVNHLGRFRIIEKNIFKEFSLVDPSRKWREGMNKTCFNYLLLDPRVTKDLPSCAENLPKSTTWSTFLSAIFYVGKGTRNRPYSHLKDAFDAWVSNQNPGSTKIQHILNIWNGGCGVVCLHIFQNSIPVEAYTREAAMIDAMGIQTLRNCKSGDYYGIAATWNAEEKRNFGRYLLYQAMQIFLHEGERQIFPQNL, from the exons ATGTCAGCTCTAAAATCTAAAGGACACCTATTTTTGGCTTCTTCTCTTTGTGATGGCGTAGAAGATAATGACATAAG GCAAGTAACAactttacttttaaataaagaagCGAATCCTAATACGCTACTTCCCACATACGGAGTGACTCCATTTCACTTAGTGATAGGTAATGACTCTGAGGCCTTCGCGGAAGAAGTAACTAAGTTATTTTTACGCCATGGAGGAAACCCAAAtgttag ATCAGTAGATGGACTGACTCCGGTGCACGTGGCAGCAGCATGGGGAAGAGTTCCGGTATTAGAATTACTTTTAGCGAATGGTGGAGATCCTCATTATTTGGACGACGAAGGACGTAATCCCTTCCATTATGCATTCGATGGAAAGTATTACAAAGCGATTGTGGTACTCGGCAAATATTGCGAAAGTATTACAAAGGAAGATAAACCAActaaacataaaataacatttG ATAAACTTTTAATTAACAATGGAGAGGTAATAGCAGAATACGCTGCATTACAAGCTTCTCATATGACCGGAGAAAATTTGCTAAATGAAAATAGATTTGACGAAAATGAGGAAAGCAGATTTCCTAACGTTGGAGACAAATATTTCTTTGATTTTAGTGACAACAGTTTAAACAGTGACAATGAGTTTGATATAAATGCAGCAGAACTTCGGCTTCAAGAGGAAATAGATAAAGAGAAGTGCcttgtaaataaaattattcatcAGCTCTCTAGTTCCTTAAAATCCAATTCTAAAGAGCCAGAAATTAGCGATGACTGCGAAAGATCTGAAGAAAATCAATATGATATAAGCCCATCGTCTATATTAAATACGGATGATAGTATGGCTTATGATGTAAtggaaaaattttcattaaaaactaGAACGAAAAAACAGTCTGTTACTCCGAGATACAGGCGCAAGATTTTTGGACAGAGCAATAACAATAAAACTTCATTGATACCTGTATATAATCCAAATGATTCTATCATAAGCAAATCACCAAATTTAATAATAGGCAAAGCAGTAGAAAGAGATCGAAGATATCTATCTCCAAAACTATCGTACAAGGAATCGAAATTCAGAACTTTCACGCCTTGTATGACGAGAAATCAAGCATATCGATCAGACGAATTTAATTTAGGAAAAGAAGTGGCGAGATCCACGCCAAGAAGAAGGAAACGATTGTACAGGCAATATTCGTCTCTCAGAAAACTCAGGAAAAATGATGGACTTACGTCGCCAGAAAACACAAGTCCCGATTCAACGAGTTCCTTATCACCGGATCAAAGATACGTACGAaaacagaaatataaatttaatacaaatttggCAGTAAGATTACACGAGACCAAgtatgacgacgacgacgtgccAATGAATTCCGttgagaaatataatttaacaaaAGATTTAATCGAAGGATTCAGCAGCAATTTGGAAAATCTAGAAATAAAAACAGTGGGTcgtacagaaagaaagaaattaagagATAATGCTTTGCAAGGGAAGACTGacgaagaaatgaaaaattgcaatatcttaaataattttaatgaaaattttagcaCGCTCCTTTCAAG CAGTTTTAAATCGCAATCGTATATTAGTGTGCAAGAGGAGTATAAGTATGAAGACCCTGATGAAGGTATAGCCTTCCTAGAACGTAGAATTTATACACTAACACCCTG cAAATCCACAGAGAATTGCACCTCGGCTGATCAATTAT GGCCCCAGTCGTTAAATTTATCATTTGATAGATCGATGACAAATGAGGTATTGCGACGAAAGTTAATTAATCTAGGCGACAATCCAGGACCAATAACCCACACGACAAGGCAAATATATCTGAAACGGctcgtaaatttaaaaaacggaaTGTGTAAGCCGTTGTCAGgcgaaaatattaattctagaGCCTTTTCTAAAACAGACTGCTGCAGCTTTCaagtaaaatctttaatttatGGAGACTGGGTAAATCATTTGGGGAGATTCAGAATTATTGAAAAGAACATTTTCAAGGAATTCTCGCTAGTGGATCCTTCTAGAAAATGGAGGGAAGGCATGAACAAGACGTGTTTTAATTATCTACTCTTAGATCCGCGCGTAACTAAGGATTTGCCTTCGTGTGCAGAAAATCTGCCGAAGTCTACCACTTGGTCTACATTCCTTTCCGCCATATTTTATGTAGGCAAAGGAACACGTAACAGACCATATTCTCATCTTAAAGATGCATTCGACGCGTGGGTTTCGAACCAAAATCCCGGAAGTACAAAAATCCAGcatattttgaatatttggaACGGAGGGTGCGGAGTCGTGTGTCTCCATATTTTCCAGAATAGCATACCAGTGGAAGCTTACACACGCGAGGCTGCCATGATCGATGCAATGGGGATACAGACATTAAGAAACTGCAAAAGCGGAGACTATTACGGAATAGCGGCAACATGGAACGCGGAAGAAAAACGTAACTTCGGAAGATATTTGCTGTACCAAGCAATGCAAATCTTTTTACACGAGGGGGAGAGACAAATATTCcctcaaaatttataa
- the Mrpl42 gene encoding mitochondrial ribosomal protein L42, whose protein sequence is MNAALRLTRSLNLPCKRYLSSNKLPPEIVMPINREMIVCWHPKQDFPYEYSLPLPEEKQIPSNTVLCIGKNEIAEVFQHKRRDVVIEELSKITHTTKHRWYPKNRDKKEKKTLPDRPYL, encoded by the coding sequence ATGAATGCTGCGTTACGCCTTACACGTTCTCTGAATCTACCCTGCAAACGATACTTGAGTTCTAATAAACTACCTCCTGAGATTGTTATGCCGATAAATAGAGAAATGATCGTTTGTTGGCATCCGAAACAAGACTTTCCCTACGAATACTCATTACCATTACCCGAAGAGAAACAAATTCCGTCGAACACCGTTCTGTGTATTGGCAAAAATGAAATCGCCGAAGTCTTTCAACACAAGAGAAGGGACGTGGTCATCGAAGAGCTTTCCAAAATTACACATACCACAAAACATAGGTGGTATCCCAAAAACAgggataaaaaagaaaagaaaacactgCCGGATAGGCCGTATTTATAA